ttgcgtaccaagtacgcaactatgcATGAgtggagtggtgggtggtcatgtgattcaccctaacattggCCATGGTGCTATgcttctgcatgttgtacgcaattctgtgtggcatgggtggtcagttgtcacatgactcaccctaacttgggatggtggtattgctgtgtgtaaagtacgcaactttttgtagaagggctgatgcttcccctataatccaccctcacaccatatgtgggttgtgtccacctggttcccaccctgtgccatatcacagttcaccctgcagtgtagcttgggtcaccctgcagtgtagcttgggtcaccctacaccaacctactactttgtaataacctaaCCCAGACACCATCTCCCCATCCAGATGTGGCTCCCCATAGAGAGGAATGTCAGTACAAATGTAGCCTGTGTGAACCTGCCAACCAAATTGGGAAACTACAATGTATTTCATCAGATCATTCAGACAAACATGGTAAAGTGGATTAGACCTTTAGGACAACCAGGACAATAAAGAAATGGCCCTTCAGAATTTAATTTTGTCCACCATTCTGTGGTAAGTGGTTCTCTCCAATTGCATTGGGTACACTTTAGCCACAGTAGGCTACCATGCACCTGCAAAAGAGATGCCCAAGAAAACATCTTGCTGGACGTGTTCATGGCTGGGATCCCAATATCAAGACCATCTATATTTTGAGTGAAGTAAGCAGCAACTTGTTGCATTTTGTATAGCAAAGCTATCATCTTGTGTGCTGGGGTGTGTTTTGCAGAAGTTGCAGATGTCCACATTTGATGTAATAGAGAATTAAGCTGGCTCATTCCATCTTCAATTCTCAAGGAGTTAAAGTTAAGAATATCCTGGGGATTTGGTTTTCCAGTACTCTGGTGTATGTGATAAAGCCCATCTGGAGACCTGAGGTCCTTGAGCAAAGCTGTCAGTGACAAAGGGCTCATACATACTACAAACCAAACCAACCAGGATTCCAGCACCTATAGATATACCAGCACCAGATAGTATGACTACATGTTTTGAATGAACAATTTTTTCTATTGCTTCAGTAGCTTCTCTAGATTCTGGATGCTGAATTATTTGCATTGCAACAGGTACAAGGGTGTGGTGTGGTTGAATGTAAGAAGTTTAAGAATATCAAATCAAGGCACATGACCATGAACAAAGCTGGAACAAATAACCAAATCAAACAGGATGAACCATAATGTGAGAACTCTGATCAAAATCCAAATGTCCACTACAGCTACTAAGGATATAAACTAGAACAAGGCTGGAGAGCAATGGGCATAGCAGATAATAGAAAACAAGAGCAAGAGAAAAGCAAAGGTAGCAAGGAAATATCAGAGTGGTGAACTATGCCATGGTACATATGTTGTATGTTCTTCCACCTGAGTTATTTGGCTGGTAGGTCCAAATCTTGTGTGCATGCATTGAAGGGAGATAGTTGTACTGCTCCATTATAAGCATACAAATGCAGCATTGAAGTTGAATGGAATATAAGGATTGAGAGCCAGAGGGTATGGAGTCAACGTGATCTCTAATGCGCTGCAAGAAGTCTTGGTTGTACTGCTTGAAATCTCCAACAGGTGCAACAACTTGCCAATCCTCAGGGAACAAAAGAGCCAAGCTTTATGCAAACTTGCCCTTTACAACATGTAAGGTGTTCAGTGGTTCAACAAGCTTGGGCCAATCCCTCATCTTTCAGGGCCTGATACGTAGATCCCCTGCTGTAATACTTGCAACCTTGTTGCCCTCCCTGAAcagaatccacaatgtacATAGTATTTCTATTTTTATCAATTGGTTCAGGAAGGCCTGTGAGTTGGTGGACCAGAGTGTTAAAGAGTGTGGAGGCTGCAAGGGGGTGGAAGGTGGACTGGGGATTGCTAGTGATGGGCATGGTCCTAGACCTTTAGAGTGGCTACTCTTGATTCTGTTACCTCCAGGATTTATGACATTGCAGTGCTAAAGTATCTTGAAGGTGTTGACCTCAACAGCATATGACAGGCGTAGGTAGCTATTGTCCAAGAACCTAGATCTCACAAAAGGAAGGCCAAAGGCACTTGCCCCTTCAATCAGATGCAGTTGGTCAGCCATATCTCTTGTAGGACTCATGTCATCTGGCTGTTTGACAAGTCCCTTCAGGAAGTATGCCAAGGCAGAAGCAAGAAGCATCACTTCTGGTGATCTCCTTGAGGAAATTGAGAATTGCTGCTGCCAAAAGATGATTGCAGACCAGGTTTTGCTCAGCATGGATTTGAGTCCAGCAACTGTTGATGTTGGATGGGCCACCTAATACATGAATGTAAAGTGTTCCTTTGAGATACAAGCTCATCTATTGAGAAGGATGAGCACTCACCATTGCTTCAGCCATAATTAAACGCTCAACAATATGCCTTGGGTTGCGTTGAATCATTTGGATGGCCCCCCTTGCTGTCAGCCTCTCTTCTAGACATAGCCCATATGTACCAGCCTCATCCATTATATCCTGGAAATCTTTCATCTGTGATGCAAATTTCTCTCTGTGTCCTATCAAAAGGGACTTGTCAACTGTAAAGTTTGCACCAACTGAACTATCCCAATGCCAGTATGTTAAGACCATATCCTTGTGATAGACTTGTATCTTGATAACTCCTCCCTCTAGTGCTTCAGACCTGTCAACTGCACAAAGGCCAGCCACAACATGGGTATGACAGTAGCTATCCTTCTGTGGGGTCCTGAAGGCCGGACATAGGAGCTCTTGGACAGGGTCATGACACCAAAGATGAGTACAATGCTTTAGTTCTTCAGGAATAGATTGTCAATGAACATTGATGGCTAGTCCAACGTCAGCTATGATATTGCTTGGGCTGATAATCAGCCAATCAATGAAGTCAAATGTATGGAAGGCATAGTTGATTGGGTTTGCATCCTCACAACCATGGATATTCATAGTTGACAGTTTGAGGTTCATCCTGCAGAGATGGAAGAAGTAGTTCCAACACTCAGCATAACAGGGAGTTGTATCCACTATATGTTGAATCACAGGGAATACTGCATTGAGAATGACAGGTTCAATGCAATATCCAATGAAAGAACATGGTTCACCTGTTTTAGTTGACTGGTTTTGGGCAACCTTGTAGCTCTGGGGCAAAGCTTCAATGGTCTTTTCAAAAGCATGCTCCCATGCAGGAGGTGCAGTTGCAGCAACAGTATGGAGTGCAGTTAGAAAGATATGATACCAATCTTCCATTTCTGCTTCTAATGGAATGTTGCGCCATAAACATGATATTGAGGACCTTTTGTCACGTTTTCCAGGCAGAAATACCAATAGACGGAACTGGTTGTTACCCCCAAAGCTCATGATACATATGTTTGGGACTAATAGAGCAATCAACCAGATATAACGTTTCCTTTAAAAGAAATACAGGAAAGGTGCTTGCCTGAATGCATGTCCAACTTTTGACCATTGACTTGGACCACTAGCTCATTTCAATTGGTAAGTGAGAGTGCACAGCTTGGGTAGGGATAATAGCTGCCTGCATGCCTGAGATCTGGCACATCACAGAAGGTTGCAGAGAGTGAATCTAGGTCCCATCCAGCTAGTAGCCATTCCCTTTGGAGATAGTGAGCATCTTTAAGCCAATCAAGGATCACTCTCTCCCCATCATGCATCATGGTCAACAATGTGCATTGGGCTGCTGGGTTATTTGGGCTACCCAAGGAGTGAATATGTGCCACAAACTCATTCAAAGATAATGCTTCAGGCACCTGCAGCTTGGCATCAGGCATGTGCCTACAAAATGATGgatgtcataaacagagaaatatagaactagccggaattgaaccagcttgaccactaagccatagagccctattattcctctgctgacaacccatgattacacctgctaccccccaaatttgggcttgggccagcatgcaaccacttgtactggtcatgtgactgtgtccaggacaatgGATCTTCTCCAAGCAATGCAGCCTTTTCAAGCTGCTCAAGTGACCTGCCAGAAGTGCCAAAAAGGATACCTGGAGGATAGGAGGTGGTAGGCTGTGCAAGCTCTAGAAAGAAGGGAGCTAATAATCCAGGGGTAACAATTGTGGCAACCCAAGACTGGGTGCAAGGGAACACTTCAATTGGAGAAGGCTCCCAATTGATAGCCAAGTGGAATCTACGCTGTGCCACTGCAGCTGGGGCTTTGTCTGTGAACATGATGCCCTGCTCATCAGTCAAGCCAGGCCAAGGGAAAGATGAATCAATGTTGTTGGAGCAGAGGGCTTGGTTGTAGAAATAGCAGAAAGACTGCTGCATGGTTCCAGTGTCCAACTCTCTAACTTCTTGATCCAATAGTTTCCCACAAAAATGGGCAATCATTGCCAGTGTGATTGATTGCTGATCTCTTGGACTAGGTAGCACTATCTGCCTAAAATTATGCAAGACTCTGGATGAGTGCTGGATCATTGACTGGCCTGGGAGTACAGCATACGcttctagggcatgacagtaCTGGATCAATATAAAGATAGTTGTCCTTAAGGTTTGCCTTTAAAGCACTGAGCCATACGTGAATGGTGATCATTGCAACACAATCATCACTGGGGCTGCCTTCCTGTAACTGACGCCAGAATGCAACTCAAGAGGGATGTGAGTAGCAGCAGTCATTGTGAAACAGTCCTTGAGTTTTTCCAACAAGCCAACTGCAAGCAGATGTGTCAGTTTGCAGCCATGGGAATTGTGACAACTCACAGTTGATCCTAAGCATTAACTGTTACATCTAAGGCTGGTTGTCTGTACCACAGTAAAATGTTTAAATCAAGTTAAGATCTCATCAAAATAATCCCTAAGGTGCTGTTGCTGAGCCAGTAGACTCAGAGAATTCTGTTGGAGTCTCAGCCCAGTATTGTCTTTGACAATTGGATATAAATTTCAATAAAAATCTCCACAAAGAAGAGGATGCACTTGCATCCTATCAATAGCCTGAAGATAGCAAGTGCGCTCATCCCAGTCCCCAATAGAGGCATGGACTCTCCTGCCAATTACTCAGGTCAATCCTTTTTGATCTAGCCATAAGTGACCAAAGCTTACCTTATGTCTTGAGGATTGTGAGGTGCTTCTTCTATCTCCTCCTCAAGGCCACCAAGAATCTCATCCACCTTGCTGGGAGCCAAATCTTGTACCTCATGAAAGTCACTATAATGGTTATCTGGAATGAGTGCTGGGTGGCATTTGAGTTAAAGGACAATTTACCCATGAAGAAGTATGCACTCAGGGACTGGTCTTGCTCCCTCAATCACATTATCTGCACATAGGTCTTGATCTAGTACTTGCTGCAGTAAAGACTTGGTTTGCTCCTTCACAAGATGTGAGCCCCATACTGGATTCACAGGAGGTCCTTGTCTGAGCACTATTCTATCAAAAGGTAGCCCACGCACAATTGTAGAGATCAGTTGGCAAAAGAACATAGTTTGAACATGCTCAGAAAGCATTGCCATGTGCTCTGGGTAAAATGAGGGCACCGCTCATATTTTATTAACATTAAAGACTGGTTTCAAGTTATCTTCAATCACCCCATGCAGGTAATCCAAATCTGGAGTCAGCTGATCCTTTGAAAGGTAAAGCCCCAAGGAGTCATATACCACAAGTTGGATGTCCAGAGATTCATCATCCAGTTGTACACACTTCCCCCAGAATATCTGGGTAAAGGATTCATCTCCAGTGAGCAGTGCCAAGATCTCAGATGGTGGCTGTTGTTTCCATGGAAGCTGGGTCTGGTCAAAATCTCCTTGCAGTAGCTCattgtcatagacacacttgataccagggaatttattcccattttctcaaatttaaacaaaggccaACAGACtagattttcaatcacatgacattggcgcttatgtcatatgctaagcgccaagccacatcctcCTCTGCGCTtattcagcacacatagccacctccacctatgacaacatcatgacatgtcagtgacatgtatgcataagtaaggccaactgcagagcagggttcttatttcatatATAGTGCTTCCTTTCCCACacacatgtatttgtaattagcataactctgtaatatataaggaggccaaccaaccatggtaatacccaggttgattacctcttgttgcatctccactttgtacaaggaccttaagTCCAGTAATTACTAAGTCCACTAgtctacactgccttaagtggcctcttcattgtacttaggtagttcctcattgcccttacaggcttGGTCACTGTATTACAGGTAATTGtcattgtaggtagcacctccaccaccttaagtggttATTACTCAGatccatacagccacaagtgcctgctgcCTCAACACCCCtcaaggatgtctaggacactcaTCAGTGAATAACCAGACTGTATGATCAGGGTCACAAGGATGGTAGAAAGCATGCATGAGGCAAGACACAAAAACCTGTTGAAATAATGGATATCCACCAGTGGTGATCAGTTCTTCCAAGATATTGTCTCCTTGAAATGGCAACAAGGGGGTATGCTTGAGTAACACTTTAAGCTGGGCTAAGTGAATGTCCTTAGTGGGTGTATCATTCCTGAGAAAAAGGGTTTTCAAATGGGTTTCAATGGACTTCTGACATATCCTAAACAAGAGAACTCACATTGATCCATGCCATGAGTCATGATCCTCATCTAGTCCTTCTCCAGTAACAAGTTCCTCCTCTAGCTCCATAGGCAAGAAACTTGAGTTGGACAAAGACCTTGTTGCAGGGGTCACCAAGCAATGTCCAATTGGTGCAGAATTTGTAGGGGATACACTGAGCATGTTAATTAGCAAGTGGTGGAAATTGGGCTGGCCAGACATAAGGCTTACTGTTCTGGAGGACTTTGCATTGGTTTAGCCTTGGACTTTGCTGTATAGTGAAGGTGTTTAGGCATATGTGAGCCATTGGCTGAGGAGCTGTGGTCTGGTAGAATTCTCAATCTGGCAACAATGAGGTTACTACAATTTAGTGATGGGTGGTTCTGCTTACTTTGAGTGACGTCTCTGCCTTCTTAATCTGATATACTCTTGGGAGCTATCTAGCCTGACAATCAAGGATGAGGAGCTTTGGCTTCCAACAGAGGATAGACTTCCATCAGGCCTCTTGCCTTGTAGCTTTCTCCCTTCTGGGTTTGTAGTGATTGGCAGTGGGCTCCCTAGTAAAACAGGACTTCTGCATGTTTTACATTTCTCTTGGTAATCAAAGTACTCAAAGCAGATCTGAAGTCAACAACTTACATATCACCAGGTCCACCTAGGCTACAAGATTGCCCAAGTGAAGTGCAAAGGTACCCTTTCTCTGATAAACTTGAAGAACTCAGAGCCCTACTGATAGAGTTTAACTGACTTGGCTTTCTTGGAGTAGCTACAATTACATCACAGTCAACATACAGCTGCCTGGTTGCTGTACAGTATCCTACCAAAGAAAGGTTGACTGGCTGAGACTCCAGATGGATCATTTGATGATGAGGGGGTATGCTCCCTCCTTTGCCTACATCTTTTGTTTGCAGGGGATGCTATTGATTCAGCCTGCATACTATGTTTATGAGACACAGAGCCTTCCCCAACAAGTGGACTTGGGGGGACTATAGGCCTACACAAGGGCACATAGCCATCAAGGGAAAAAGTCAGTTTCAAATACTTGAATGCCAATAGGATACTAACTGGCTATGACTTTGCCTCCTGCCTGAAGTGGCTGTATCCAGGGAGGACCAGTTGCTAAAGTACCCAACTGTAAGAAACTTAAATAGAAGATGGATAGAATGTGAAGCCAAGCTTACATGTTGCTTGCAGCTGGGCTGTTATCCATGATGGAGGTTATTCTTTGTGAGTGGAGAGAGAGGCTTGATGGTGAGTTGATTGAGGGTTAAAATGGCATCACCTGTTGCATTGCATCAGTTATATAGGAAACCCAGGTTGGAGCATGCTAAACCAAATACTGCTTATTTTAAACTGACTGTTCATACAACAAAGGAATGGAAGAACCCAATGGCTTGGTTCCAGAAATTGTGGGAATGATCTGTTGCTATGGCTACAAAAAAAATGCACTAAGAAATTCACCCCAAGTTTTACACTTAACTTTTCCACCACAAGTGCTTGCCCTTGTAACTAACATCAGCCCTGCCAACATGTCTAATACTACATCCAAGGTACTGCCTGAAAGGTAACCAGTGCAAGTATCCCAAGAAGAGTCCATTGGGTATATTTGCAAAAGGTACCTGGTAGGTACCTTCAAGATCTTCCTCAAGCAAACAAAAAATCATCCTGATCAACGTGCACTTGATCAAGTGTGGGTTGATCAGCTTGTGGAAAAGATTGGAAGCCCAGAGGTTCTAAACCAAGCTACACATCCCATCATTGTCATTCTTGAAGATGACACCTCTGTTGAAGTCCTCTGTGATCTGCTCAGCAACAGTCCTAATATAGTCCTTACACTACCAAGTGGGATCTCAGTCATGGTCTTTGCAGGTCAACATAGGCTAGCAATGCTTGAGCAACTGGGGATAAAGAAATCTGAAGACATGTGGTGGCATGCACAGGTGTACCAGAAACATAAGCTTGCATCTGGGTGATCTATGGTTGTCTGACAAGTCTATCACAGGGCTTGAATCAAA
The Rhizoctonia solani chromosome 8, complete sequence DNA segment above includes these coding regions:
- a CDS encoding capsular polysaccharide export protein, whose product is MEDWYHIFLTALHTVAATAPPAWEHAFEKTIEALPQSYKVAQNQSTKTGEPCSFIGYCIEPVILNAVFPVIQHIVDTTPCYAECWNYFFHLCRMNLKLSTMNIHGCEDANPINYAFHTFDFIDWLIISPSNIIADVGLAINLLCPAFRTPQKDSYCHTHVVAGLCAVDRSEALEGGVIKIQVYHKDMVLTYWHWDSSVGANFTVDKSLLIGHREKFASQMKDFQDIMDEAGTYGLCLEERLTARGAIQMIQRNPRHIVERLIMAEAMVAHPTSTVAGLKSMLSKTWSAIIFWQQQFSISSRRSPEVMLLASALAYFLKGLVKQPDDMSPTRDMADQLHLIEGASAFGLPFVRSRFLDNSYLRLSYAVEVNTFKIL